Part of the Ctenopharyngodon idella isolate HZGC_01 chromosome 24, HZGC01, whole genome shotgun sequence genome, TCCATCTCCCTGAGATTTGTCAAAAGTTCAAAAACGACTTactttgtacattttattattattatttatttattttttttgcaagtgGCACTTTCACATACACTATTAGAGATGCAGAGATGTTGTTGAAAAGGTTCTGTGTGTGAATCAAGAAACTTCAGAGAGTCACATTTATGCACATTTAATGAATGTGGTATGAGGAAGTTTAAATGTCAAGCTCACTGTATTGCATTCACTTATTCTGAGCTTAACAGAAGTGCATTTTCCCATTGCACATGTGATTTATGGAAGTGTACATGTAGCAGTTTTCAACAGTAATATGCAAACTGTCaatacaatatgtaaaatggcaatgtatttctgtatttaaatgtccgtttgtttgttttttcataccATATGTGCAACATTTGGAGCAAAATGATATttcaaattcaataatataatttacatttgctaTTTCAGACAATacttttaacatataatttaaacattttaacgctttataagttgcaaaattaaaatgaaaatatattacagaaattatatgtttaacatgttcaagcaaaaattgtagcaaaatgaccatttaaatgttatttctaCCAGAAAGACTCGGGAGGTAATAAATATCGTTGTCACGTTATCTTAACAATCAGCAAGCAAAATATTGTAAGAAGTTCTTTGGCGTAGGCCCCGTCCGTAGCTCACATCTTAAAGGGTTGCGGACTCTGCGTATCCTGCCTGCAGATGAAGGCAGGGGCGTAGCCGACCCCCAAAAATGAAGGAGAATTATCCCACCGGATGGAGCCTACCCCCCCACCCCCAAGAACTGTAGGAGGAAATATATACCCACCAGTGGTGAATCTTGCAGTTCCTATTACAgagataaaaaattaattaaacatgaaaagacCATAATGCTTATCAGTGGAAGAGAGCCACTTTGCCATGGTGTGAGGAAATGGCGAAAGCTGTAAGAGCGCAACATAAGACATGGAGAGGAAgacaagaaaaagagaaaagaccAAGAGGGTAAGACAACAATACTACAGAGACAACGGCCACGTTAGGCCACATAAACACGACAGCCTTGAATGAGATAAAACATACCACCACCAGTATTTGCATAAAAAGTACCTGATTAATGATGAGGATTGAGTTGGAACACAGCAGTCctctccatctgctgttaggAGAATTCTAAACCACTGCATTGTAAATGGAAGGCAGATATTTTGGTTAAATAGATAGAAGGTATATAGTGTTTAAAGGAAAGACTCGTTAAAAGCACAAGTACTGAAATTCAAATGCTTGGGTGTAACTCCCACTAATGGCTTGATAGAACTTAGCCGACAGGACTCCATCTAGACGTCAGACCTGCCAAGAGAACCCCCAAAAGAAAATTAACCAGACAGCATGACGGATAAGTACAAGAATACTAAATATAAACAGATAAAGACTGGGAACCACAAAGTACAATGCCATTGAAGAAGGGAAAACGCTTGATAACGCTCTACTATCTAACCTTAGCTAGCTATTGAAATTCTGCAAAAGCTAGCAAACCTTTGCAAAAGAATATCGACGCAAGCATTGTTATTCAATGCCATGAAAACAGACATTAACAGCTGTATGATGTGTAGCGGCAGGCTGTTGTTTATCTAACATTATGGAGCATGACAAGCAACTTTGGAATAAAAGGGAATTGGAGGGAGGATCAATAACAGCGTGGCGTATCCAAGATGGCGAATGCTTTGCGATGAACTTTGATTTGACAGAGATGCCGCTCTTGCACGTTAATAGAAAGGAAGCAAAAGTACACAAGtgaattaatgttatgaagctcaACACAATGTATGTAAGAATATCAtcagtatattataatataatctaGCTACAGTCAACAGACTAAAACATAGAATGGCATTAcaactttaaatgctcaaaagCATTTTACAATGATAGTATGACATTAGACCAAGTAAAACAGCCTTGCGTTACATCACAATTTTGATTTGTCAAATACTGACCTGTATGAGTAGTATTTCAGCGCTTGCAAGTATTTCAGTAGAATGAATCGTCCTCATTCCTTTAGCTAACCCCTGGGACTCACATGGCACTGATATCAGTCTCTTGTTTGGAATCGCGCCCGTGATTTCACACCGAGATTGTGCCTTGGCACAGATTAATTAGGCTATGCATTTTATGTGAAGACTAAGcagtgttatttaacatttaaattattcgTTTCCTGGCgatgatctgtgtgtgtgtgtgtgtgtgtgtgtgtgtgtgtgtctttaagGTTAAACCATGATTGGGGTTTCCCCGAGCCTTGCAACGATAGAGCCGATTATTGTACGCCATTCTTTCATGTGGATCATTAACGTGCTAAAAGTTACAATGCGAACGAGCACGACGAGCGCTCTCATTGAACAACTCACTCTGTCTCTAACAAAACGTGCGATTGCATAATACTGCTTGTGTAAAGAGAGCAAAAGAGTAGCCTACGATTTTACACTTAATCGACATCAAAGGCAAAAACGATGAAAATACTTATCACTGAGATGAAATGGCTGATAGGTACTGATGACACGAGAATGGTGAAGATTGCTGCCGTGTCTTTGAGTCCCTTTGATACTGAACTAAATAGGAAAACAAACAGAATCCGTGAAAAGAGGGCCTGCATGCTTCTGAAATTGAACGGGATTTCTCTCTCATTGCCGCGACAGCTCGATGAATGTTGAATGTTGATAGGCTGACATATGACAGAGTAGCATTTACAGACAGATGAAGTAGAGCAAGAACAGAGAAATGTCAGTGTCCCTGACGATTATGCGTGTCCGTCAGTGATAGAACCAGTACGTTATTAGAAGCATAAATAAATTTATGGTTAGGACGACTCGTAGAGAACGTGCCTGGCGCTCGTGCACCTTATCGTGAGCGAGTGAGCGGTGCTTTATTACAACAAGTTCCTTTACTCAtagaaataattttagaaaAGCTGTTTGAGATTATTGCTTGCTCTGTCAGTATGGTtgtatgtttttctctttttatcattctgattattgtttatgcatcaattatattaataaaacgaTGTGTAGTCCATCTGGATGCTGagtgttatttataataataataataatttttgttccCAAAAATAACTCTGGTGATGTCTTAACACAACTTTCACATCTGCACTTTGCTCTGAAGTGAACAGGTGCTGGTGGTGTGATGGTGTGGAGGATATTTCTTGACACAGTTTGGGCctttagtaccaattgagcatcattcaaacaccacagcctacactcttaaaaatgatGTGTTaaaaatttacacaaaatatgtGTTAAACAATTCGTAACACATTTTGTGTTACTACAGACACATTGTGTGTAAATATTGTGCTTAACTGATTGTGTTAAACACGTTTAAGcagtacatataaataaaatgttttttttttttttttgcttatatcgatatttactgtatgtatgtagtTTATCATGTTgccaatataaaataagaatttgGGCGCGCGGGGTGAAAATACTGGATTTCGGCATGCTGTGAGCTTCTGCGTGCATGGCGCGCCTGCGCACTGTGCGCAGTGACGTTCTTTTTCAACTGTCGCTCCGTCAGCCATGTTAGATAATGCGGCTTTCTGCCTCAGGTGagtgaaaataattaaaatacttcTATAATAGTAACTTTTTTCCCCACCTTGCTTAGGATTGTTTTGTGTTAGCTGTCCAAGAagttgttgttgtattttttattatgttgtcTCCATGTTTTGTACCCCAATTCAAATACACGGCCCGCTAGCTAACGTTAGTGCATTTGGCGCGTTTTTTGTAAAGCTGTGTTGGCAGAAttgttaataatacattttaagtgaAAGACATATTTGTATTGAACGTTGAGTATGAACTCATTAACCTTACCGTCCCTTCACAATTGCTATGGAATGTTTCATATTCAACAACGCAAACACCGTAATCTACCTTGCGCGCCATTTTGTGCTACGTTGCCTGACGAGTCACtgactatttaaaatgtacatttttattgttatacaCTGTTAGTTTTCTCATTGTGCGGTGTATATatggatacttttttttttcttttttttagatgaTGGATGTCGAGGAACAAATTACAGTTACTCTAACAATTTTACACAGAGTGCTTGCAACTGTCTTCATAGACGGAAAGGAAATATGGAGAAAACTATTCACAGTTGGAAGTGTCGGAGAACTGATAGCCTCAGCCAAAACTGAGCTGTCTCAACAAGTATCTCTTGATCGAATACTGAGATTTGACACAGATTTTCAAGAATTCATTGACACTGATGTGAATGCCGGAGTGCGGGAGCTTGACAAATTTCAAATACATTATATTGCAAGCAACACCCAGGATTTATTAGAAGGAAGTGTTCAACCATTACAGGTAAACCATTAATGTATTTCACTCTCTATATTACTAGTGGTCAAAGTAAACAtttagataaatgtttttgtcatttcttaGTGTCATTCAACAGATGTAACTCAGACTGGCACCACAACTAGATTGCTAACACTGCTTGAAGAAAAAGCCCCTACAATCCTGAGAGAACACGAAGAGACAAAGACACTTTCTATTTCCTCTAGAAAGTTTCTTGTTAAAGTTGCTGTCAGTGACCTCGTTGAGAAACATGGATTGTGAGTATATGTGGTTGTTTATAAGATGTTAGgtgtatttgtttaaattaaattaaatttaaattacattgtatttaaataaaacatttaataaaacagtTATAAATAGAACAGTAATAAGGTTAATTCAATAAATAACTTTAACAGTCTAAAGTAccagtgttttttatatatatagtgtcatacatttttatgtttgtcaATGTTTGTGTTAGAGCCAATTCTgcaacttttatttaattttttttttcagctatcCATCTGGTACAGAAAAGCTGGCACTAGCTAAGGAGATTGTGTCATTGTTCCCCTCGTTAAGGATTCAAGTGCCCTTTGGTGAAAATGAGGGACATGTAAGGATGTtttcacattataaaataaattacttagCAATGTGAATATAAACTGCTCAAGTATATTTGACTCCAACTTAATTCTATTTTTGCATTACTCATGTCAGGAGCATTTTTTTGATGGGCCATCACACAGTGGCTTTATAGAAATGAGACTGCGGAACATCAGACGGAAGCTTCAACAGAACCAGCGGATGTACAGTTTGAAACGTCGTCATTGTACACTGCAACCTTCTTTGCTGAGTCAAGATGAAACTGTGCCTAGTGAGTGGTTGACCCTGATAAAAAGGATGCGACCGTCACCAGAGAATTCATCATCAATAAAGAGTGCAGTTGAACAAACCTTCAGTTACCGAAGGAGATGGATAACAACACAATCCCCAACTGTTGCTGAAATCTTCAAGGAATATCCCAGATTTCTTGACATGCCCACCTTGGTAATAGACATGCTCAACTAAGAGAGAACTTTACACAAACttatatttcataattgtaatattaatatttctttgtttctgtttttttgtattgAAGATGGACATTGAATTTTCCAAACTCACAGATGGCAAAGAAGACTTTTTTATCCGGAAATGGGAAGGGAGCATAATTCCAAAGCTCAAGGAAATAGCATCCTTGGAGAAGAAAAATGACATACAACACTTGCTGGAGAAAGCCGACAATCAGCAAGATGGTATGATTTTCTGCCTCAATGTCTGTTGCATGCGCACACATTTCTAAACCTagtttaaatgataaaactacATGTGAATTTTAATGTTCAATTCATGATATGGATGTGACGGTGAGAAAATTTTCCCACCGGTTTATCGACATGTGACAACACCGGTAATACCGGTGTCACCGGGGGGTGGGGCCTctaccccttttttttttttaaccgcgtctttttatctaaaaatgtgTGGAAAGCGCGGCCACGTCGTTTTCTCCTtgtttccaaagcgcttgcgctACCGTGGCTTCTgtcattgctatgcaaccatggaCTGCGCTCTCTGCGACGAGGaatgtttttgacatgaaaaataaaaacccgccctgtacagctatgatcagctgtttggctgagctttcgatgttttgttacggaaaggccgactttcactttcaaattaacggcaattgcttgaatggtgggttactcttactgaaaaacactcGCCACAAcggacattttggcataatttgtgtgtgttatggtTCGTTAAGAGCAGAAGAGAACTCAATACTGGCGCGCgttgtgtgcgtgcgtgcgtgtgtgcgtgtcaCATAGGCAGAACATTCACAAGGCAGCACGTTCTCTTTTGCCTTgtcgcgcttgaatggtttaaaagcattagcATGAATAAGAGCTTGATCATATAATACAGAAAACGGATACTacgttaattgcattaaatgcaaatatttttaacgcgttaaagtggaaaaaaaaaaattaaccttgGTGCCGCGGTGGGCAAGTGATTGAAACCGGTGTTGCGACTAAACACAGGTAACACCGGTAACACCGACTACCGTAGCAATTcatgataaaataaattttgttttaaattcttCTTTTGCATGTGACCTACATCTTCACTTCATCAAGATGAGCTGTGCTACACTATGTTGAAGATCCTCATTCATCTTCTTCCACCCACGGCATCTGGGAGAAGTGTTGCTGGCAGTAAATGCTGTGTGAACTCTGCAGTCTCATACCTGTTAGAGCAAGTGCCGGTAtgcttttttttactgtgttaGCTTGTGATAAACAACATTGTTTCTCATGCAGCAACATTTTCTGATGCTTTTCATTGTTTCATTTCTGTAGGCTGGTACCAACGTGACCTCCTTGCTCAGTGAATCCATGAAAGGGTCCCTGAAGTCAGCTCAGCCACAGTTGGTTTCCATCGGTTCTCTAGAACATGGAGCGCAGTATGTAATTGTGGCAAAGAATGATTCTTTTGCCCTTCCACTTGATGTTGAAAGCCTGACCTGTGCTGTAGACAGACTTTTCAAATTCTTCTGGCTGTGCAATCTTCAGTATCCATGCCAACTGTCCtctgttttttcattttttgagtaTATATATGACCTACCTTTGACCCAGTCCTCTTGCAAACGTTCAAAGGTCATGGAATTGATTGCAAAATTGCAGTCCCGTCCCTAATTGAAATAAGCATGTATACCTGTCCAAAGTGTCTTCAAAAAGTTTCTGTTGAAACAAAGCAGTTAATTTGGCATTTAAGGGAGGTACATGCACTCTCCGACAGTCACAACCTAACTTTAATTTGTAGTCAAAATGGTTGCCCCAGAACGTATCataatttcaattcatttttaaaacatcttaGCAGAGATCATTGTAACATGAATTCATGCCCTTCAGTAGAGTCAGGATGCACTGAAAACATAGATATAGCAAATCAAATTGATGAAAGCAGAATAAGTAATTTTGAAGATGATGTCCAAATGTCTGAAACAGAACCAGTTCCTCAGAGCAGTTTAAGCCTAACAGATTgtgctgctgtttttgctgccCGCATGTATGCCTCTGCTAATGTAACTTATACTGATGTTCAAAAAAGTATAACCTGCACAAAAGAAGTCATTGATCATGCCTTAGGTCATTTGCAAGAAAAGACTAATACTTTACTAAAGAACTTGGCAGTTCCGCTAGATAGTACTGAAGTTCAAACACTTATGAAAGATTTTGAGAGTACTAGAAACATGTTTAGTGACATAGATACACCATTTAAACTAATTAAGTACTTTTCTGATAATTTTTCCTTTGAGAAACCAACAGAAGTGTTTCTTGGACACAGATTAGATTGTGTTAAAAAGAATGGGAAAAAAAGCCAGGTGTTAGTGCCTGTCACATGTCAGTACATCTCAATAATTAACACAATTAAATTTCTATTTAGCTGtgacaaaatgcaaaatatgtaTATGCAGTCTTGTGGTGGACAGGGAAAAATGCATGATTATTGTGATGGTGTTCATTATTCTAAACATCCTCTTTACCGAAACCATCCCAATGCATTACAAATTCAGTTATACCTCGATGACTTGGAAACAACAAATCCTCTTGGATCAAAAACAAAGATTCATAAAATGGGGGCTGTTTACTTTGCATTAAGAAATGTGCCTTCAGAGTACAATTCTGTACTTTCCAATATTCATTTATGTCTTTTATTTAATTCTGTTGATAAAGACATTTATGGTTTTGACAGAATTCTGGAACCGCTTTTAACAGACTTAAAAGAGATTGAGCAGAATGGTATAGAGGTCAAAATACATGATAAATATCAATTACTTTATGGAACGCTTTGTTTGTTTACAGCAGACAATCTTGCCTGTCACTCACTCTGTGGCTATGTGGAAAGTTTCTCTGCAAACAGATTTTGTCAATTTTGTTTAATTGACAAATCAAGTTctcaatatatttttgatgaaaataacaCAGAGAGACGTACAAGGGAAAACTATGCATACCATGTACAACTCAATGATGCAAGTGCAACCGGTGTCAAGCATAACTCATGCCTAAATAGCCTACAGTATTTTCATGTCACTGAGAATATTGGCGTGGACATCATGCATGATGTGCTTGAAGGAGTCGCACCTCTTGAGGTGAAATTGATGCTGCGGCATTTCATTTATGAggagaaatgtttttctctggAACTATTAAATGAAAGAATAGCAGCGTTTGACTATGGCtatgaaaatcaaaaaaataaacctaGTGCAATTATAAATCTTAGGACATCTGAAAATGCTATTAAGCAGACTGCATCACAGATGTGGTGTTTACTACTAGTCTTGCCTTTTCTGTTGGGTGATTTAATTGATCCAAAGAGCCCACATTGGCATCTTTTCCTGTTGTTGCGTGAAATATGTGACATCATTTTTGCACCTGTTGTGTCAAAAGGGCTTGCAGCTTATCTTAAACAACTAATAATAGATCACCATACACAATTCAAGCTTCTTTATCCTGGTAGGAATCTAATTCCTAAACATCATTATATGACACATTATTCAAGTATTATGACTTTATTTGGACCTCTTTCCAAGTTGTGGTGTATGAGGTTTGAAGCCAAACATCACCCTCTTAAGCGACATGCCCAAGTAGTATGCAACTTTcgaaatatttcaaaaacgctgGCTCATAAACATCAGATTCAGCAAATGTACCACTGGAAATTGAGCTCACCACTCAATTTTGAAATGACTGTGCCAAATGCTTTCCCAGTTGTGATTGCATCTTTGTATAAAGGTGACAAATTGCTTGACAAACTTAAGACAGACTCTCATTTTGAGACTCTCACTTATACCAGTTCAGTCCATGTGGCTAATACTATCAGTTTTTTGGGGACAACATACAGGACAGGATGCGTTCTGACTTTAAAAGCAGATGAAAGGGGAGAACCATTATTTGGTGAAGTTATACACATTATTCCCCAAAGTGAAAGAGAATGTGCACTTATGTTCCTGAGAGTTTTAAGAgttaaatattttgatgaaCACCTTTTTTCCTTCAATGTCATCAGAACCAAAGATTTTGACATGGCAAAGCTGCCTGGTGACTTAATAGATTACAGACCTTTAAATATTGTATCATTTTGTGATCAGCAATATGTAACTCCTAAATacaaaattttgttttaaacatgttgGTGGTTGAAACTGTTAAACACATTGTGTTTTGACCAGATTTGACAATGAATTGTTTTGTTAACATGATCACCTATAGGTGAATACATAAACAGTATTTGTGTAATGGTTATTTCTTTGAATACAGTTTTTAggttaattaaatgtattttttctgtatgaaaatgaaatgttggTACACTTGAGAATAAGTTCAGAAAATGTGGTACTTTATATGTTGGAAACTGTTTCATACATATTTGACGTTTTATTGGAAACTGTTTCATACATATTTGACGTTTTATTTGACTGCTTAACAGATATGagttttataatatttgatGAATGGTTTTTATAATGTATGATGTGTTGAAATGCTTATTTCACAAGTTTATAGTCAGTAacatttgaatgcattaattCCATgttaaaaaggaaaacaaataaacagtatGTGAGCAGTAATTGTTTCCTGTGAGATTTCATAATTAATGTACACAAATTGTTTATTGTTCTaacatttgtaataaattttatattaacACATATTAAACAATTTCTTAGTAACACACAGTTGtgttaaatacataaaaaaaaaaaaaacacatcaatgTGTTTACTTAAGCTGCACATTTATGTGTTACATTTTATAACACGTTTTGTGTGTTGAATTTAACTCAACATGTGTTGTCCCTGAGCACACTCAGAACATGTGTTAAAAATAACACATGTTGTGTTGTTTTCAACACATTTGTTTTAAGAGTGTACCTGAGTGTTGATgatgaccatgtccatccctttatgagcACATTgtaccatcttctgatggcta contains:
- the LOC127506542 gene encoding uncharacterized protein LOC127506542 isoform X2, producing MMDVEEQITVTLTILHRVLATVFIDGKEIWRKLFTVGSVGELIASAKTELSQQVSLDRILRFDTDFQEFIDTDVNAGVRELDKFQIHYIASNTQDLLEGSVQPLQCHSTDVTQTGTTTRLLTLLEEKAPTILREHEETKTLSISSRKFLVKVAVSDLVEKHGFYPSGTEKLALAKEIVSLFPSLRIQVPFGENEGHEHFFDGPSHSGFIEMRLRNIRRKLQQNQRMYSLKRRHCTLQPSLLSQDETVPSEWLTLIKRMRPSPENSSSIKSAVEQTFSYRRRWITTQSPTVAEIFKEYPRFLDMPTLMDIEFSKLTDGKEDFFIRKWEGSIIPKLKEIASLEKKNDIQHLLEKADNQQDDELCYTMLKILIHLLPPTASGRSVAGSKCCVNSAVSYLLEQVPAGTNVTSLLSESMKGSLKSAQPQLVSIGSLEHGAQYVIVAKNDSFALPLDVESLTCAVDRLFKFFWLCNLQYPCQLSSVFSFFEYIYDLPLTQSSCKRSKVMELIAKLQSRP
- the LOC127506542 gene encoding uncharacterized protein LOC127506542 isoform X1, with amino-acid sequence MYTCPKCLQKVSVETKQLIWHLREVHALSDSHNLTLICSQNGCPRTYHNFNSFLKHLSRDHCNMNSCPSVESGCTENIDIANQIDESRISNFEDDVQMSETEPVPQSSLSLTDCAAVFAARMYASANVTYTDVQKSITCTKEVIDHALGHLQEKTNTLLKNLAVPLDSTEVQTLMKDFESTRNMFSDIDTPFKLIKYFSDNFSFEKPTEVFLGHRLDCVKKNGKKSQVLVPVTCQYISIINTIKFLFSCDKMQNMYMQSCGGQGKMHDYCDGVHYSKHPLYRNHPNALQIQLYLDDLETTNPLGSKTKIHKMGAVYFALRNVPSEYNSVLSNIHLCLLFNSVDKDIYGFDRILEPLLTDLKEIEQNGIEVKIHDKYQLLYGTLCLFTADNLACHSLCGYVESFSANRFCQFCLIDKSSSQYIFDENNTERRTRENYAYHVQLNDASATGVKHNSCLNSLQYFHVTENIGVDIMHDVLEGVAPLEVKLMLRHFIYEEKCFSLELLNERIAAFDYGYENQKNKPSAIINLRTSENAIKQTASQMWCLLLVLPFLLGDLIDPKSPHWHLFLLLREICDIIFAPVVSKGLAAYLKQLIIDHHTQFKLLYPGRNLIPKHHYMTHYSSIMTLFGPLSKLWCMRFEAKHHPLKRHAQVVCNFRNISKTLAHKHQIQQMYHWKLSSPLNFEMTVPNAFPVVIASLYKGDKLLDKLKTDSHFETLTYTSSVHVANTISFLGTTYRTGCVLTLKADERGEPLFGEVIHIIPQSERECALMFLRVLRVKYFDEHLFSFNVIRTKDFDMAKLPGDLIDYRPLNIVSFCDQQYVTPKYKILF